The Amycolatopsis sp. 195334CR genome window below encodes:
- a CDS encoding ABC transporter ATP-binding protein gives MNQEVVRLTSVVKTYGGERNRVVALDGVTIGFSRGSFTAVMGPSGSGKSTFLHCAAGLDRPTSGSVVLDGHELSGMNEVALTRLRRESVGFVFQAFNLLPALNVLENVTLPLRLSGKKPNRAAVDAIIERVGLASRRKHLPGELSGGQQQRVAIARALVSRPAVLFGDEPTGALDTQTSLEVLGLLRESVRFAGQTVVMVTHDPVAASHADRVIFLADGRVADELFEPTAELVAERMTHLGAFAAAGAGVHG, from the coding sequence ATGAACCAGGAAGTGGTCCGCCTGACCTCGGTGGTCAAGACCTACGGCGGCGAGCGTAACCGCGTCGTCGCACTGGACGGGGTAACGATCGGATTTTCACGGGGCAGCTTCACCGCGGTGATGGGGCCGTCGGGGTCGGGCAAGAGCACGTTCCTGCACTGCGCGGCCGGGCTGGACCGGCCGACCTCCGGCTCGGTGGTGCTGGACGGCCACGAGCTCAGCGGGATGAACGAGGTGGCGCTGACCCGCCTGCGCCGGGAGAGCGTCGGCTTCGTGTTCCAGGCCTTCAACCTGCTGCCCGCGCTGAACGTGCTGGAGAACGTGACGTTGCCGCTGCGCCTGTCCGGCAAGAAGCCGAACCGCGCGGCGGTCGACGCGATCATCGAGCGGGTCGGGCTCGCGTCCCGGCGCAAGCACCTGCCGGGTGAGCTGTCCGGCGGTCAGCAGCAGCGCGTGGCGATCGCCAGGGCGCTGGTCAGCAGGCCCGCGGTGCTCTTCGGCGACGAGCCGACCGGTGCGCTGGACACGCAGACCTCGCTGGAGGTGCTCGGCCTGCTGCGGGAGTCCGTGCGGTTCGCCGGCCAGACCGTGGTGATGGTCACCCACGACCCGGTCGCCGCCTCGCACGCGGACCGGGTGATCTTCCTGGCCGACGGCCGGGTCGCCGACGAGCTGTTCGAGCCGACCGCCGAACTGGTCGCCGAGCGCATGACGCACCTCGGCGCGTTCGCCGCGGCGGGGGCCGGGGTGCACGGCTGA
- the hutH gene encoding histidine ammonia-lyase: MPETVHLGADPLRAEQVVAVARGRAAVELTESARKSLATARQHIDALAEATQPTYGVSTGFGALAVRHIPVESRVALQRSLIRSHAAGAGQPVETEVVRALMLLRLRTLASGYTGVRPATADTLARLLNAGITPVVPEYGSLGCSGDLAPLAAVALALMGEGEVVHDGQVVPAAQALASAGIEPVVLAEKEGLALTNGTDGMLGMLLLACADLRRLFDLADITAAMSIEALLGTDRPFAADLQALRPHPGQAVSASRIHAALAGSGIVASHRGPDCTRVQDAYSLRCAPQVHGAARDTLTHVELVAERELASAVDNPVVLPDGRVESNGNFHGAPVAYVLDFLAIPVADLASIAERRTDRMLDVARSHGLPAFLAHDPGVDSGHMIAQYTQAAVVSELKRLAVPSSVDSIPSSAMQEDHVSMGWSAARKLRKAVDGLRTVLAVELLTAARALDFRSPLEPAPVTAAVRDLLRTRVPGPGPDRHLAPEIAATEELIASGAVTETINATLEGSR; this comes from the coding sequence ATGCCGGAAACTGTGCACCTGGGCGCGGACCCGCTGCGGGCGGAGCAGGTCGTCGCGGTCGCGCGCGGCCGCGCGGCGGTCGAACTGACCGAGTCCGCGCGGAAGAGCCTCGCCACCGCCCGCCAGCACATCGACGCGCTGGCCGAAGCCACCCAGCCCACCTACGGGGTGTCCACCGGATTCGGCGCGCTCGCCGTCCGGCACATCCCGGTCGAGAGCCGCGTCGCGCTGCAACGCTCGCTGATCCGCTCCCACGCCGCCGGCGCCGGGCAGCCCGTCGAGACCGAGGTCGTGCGCGCGCTGATGCTGTTGCGCCTGCGGACCCTCGCCAGCGGGTACACCGGCGTCCGCCCGGCCACCGCTGACACCCTCGCCCGCCTGCTCAACGCGGGCATCACCCCGGTCGTGCCGGAGTACGGCTCGCTCGGCTGCTCCGGTGACCTCGCGCCGCTGGCCGCGGTCGCGCTGGCGCTGATGGGCGAGGGCGAAGTGGTGCACGACGGCCAGGTCGTTCCGGCGGCGCAAGCGCTTGCGTCGGCCGGGATCGAGCCGGTGGTGCTGGCCGAGAAGGAAGGCCTCGCGCTGACCAACGGCACCGACGGCATGCTCGGCATGCTGTTGCTGGCCTGCGCGGACCTGCGCCGCCTGTTCGACCTCGCCGACATCACCGCGGCGATGAGCATCGAGGCCCTGCTGGGCACCGACCGCCCGTTCGCCGCCGATCTGCAGGCGTTGCGCCCGCACCCCGGGCAGGCCGTTTCGGCGAGTCGCATCCACGCCGCGCTCGCCGGGTCCGGCATCGTGGCCAGCCACCGCGGGCCGGACTGCACGCGCGTGCAGGACGCCTACTCGCTGCGGTGCGCGCCCCAGGTGCACGGCGCCGCCCGTGACACGCTGACCCACGTCGAACTGGTCGCCGAGCGCGAGCTGGCGTCCGCTGTGGACAACCCGGTGGTGCTGCCGGACGGCCGGGTCGAGTCGAACGGCAACTTCCACGGCGCGCCGGTCGCCTACGTGCTCGACTTCCTGGCCATCCCGGTCGCCGACCTGGCCAGCATCGCCGAGCGCCGCACCGACCGGATGCTCGATGTGGCCCGTTCGCACGGGCTGCCCGCGTTCCTCGCCCACGACCCCGGCGTGGACTCCGGGCACATGATCGCCCAGTACACCCAGGCCGCCGTGGTCAGCGAGCTGAAGCGGCTGGCCGTTCCGTCCTCAGTGGACTCCATTCCGAGCAGCGCCATGCAGGAGGACCACGTTTCGATGGGCTGGAGCGCGGCCCGCAAGCTGCGCAAGGCGGTCGACGGCCTGCGGACGGTCCTGGCCGTCGAACTGCTGACCGCCGCCCGCGCGCTGGACTTCCGGTCTCCGCTGGAGCCGGCCCCGGTCACCGCCGCGGTGCGCGATCTGCTGCGCACCCGCGTGCCCGGCCCCGGCCCGGACCGCCACCTGGCCCCGGAGATCGCCGCCACCGAAGAACTCATCGCCTCGGGTGCTGTCACCGAGACGATCAACGCCACCTTGGAGGGAAGCCGATGA
- a CDS encoding formimidoylglutamate deiminase: MTAFWCERAWLPDGVAENVLVEVSDGRIESVTPGSSRAGTVLNGLTVPGMANGHSHAFHRALRGRTHHDRGTFWTWRERMYALAERLDPDSYYRLARGVYAEMVLAGFTSVGEFHYLHHAPGGKPYADPNAMSHALARAAVDAGIRLTLLDTCYLAGGFGVEPGAHQVRFSDGDADGWAVRAGAFQPPSEFVRVGAAVHSVRAVPASQLPVVAEWAGERPLHVHLSEQRAENQDCLAYHGKTPTALLGDAGVLGESTVAVHATHLTDTDIGQLGRTRTRACFCPTTERDLGDGIGPARELADAGVRLSLGTDSHAVVDAFEETRALELNDRLRAEARGRFTVDELLDAATDHAAIGWDECGRLVPGAAADFVTVDLGSVRTAGCEPSGVWFAASAPDVTEVVVGGRFVVRARAHQLIERPEAELAEEMGNLWRAH, translated from the coding sequence ATGACGGCGTTCTGGTGCGAGCGGGCGTGGTTGCCGGACGGGGTGGCCGAGAACGTGCTGGTGGAGGTGTCCGACGGGCGGATCGAGTCGGTCACCCCGGGTTCTTCGCGTGCCGGAACGGTCCTCAACGGACTTACTGTGCCGGGTATGGCGAATGGGCATTCGCACGCTTTCCACCGGGCTCTGCGCGGCCGCACGCACCACGACCGCGGGACGTTCTGGACCTGGCGTGAGCGGATGTACGCGCTCGCCGAGCGGTTGGACCCGGACAGCTACTACCGGCTGGCGCGCGGGGTCTACGCGGAGATGGTGCTGGCCGGGTTCACCAGTGTCGGTGAGTTCCACTACCTGCATCACGCGCCGGGCGGGAAGCCTTACGCCGACCCGAACGCGATGAGCCACGCGCTCGCACGGGCCGCGGTGGACGCCGGAATCCGGCTGACCCTGCTCGACACCTGCTACCTCGCCGGGGGTTTCGGGGTCGAACCGGGTGCGCACCAAGTGCGGTTCAGCGACGGTGACGCCGATGGCTGGGCGGTGCGAGCGGGGGCGTTCCAGCCTCCGAGCGAGTTCGTCCGGGTGGGGGCCGCGGTGCATTCGGTGCGTGCGGTACCCGCTTCGCAGCTTCCGGTGGTGGCCGAGTGGGCGGGGGAGCGGCCGCTGCACGTCCATCTGTCCGAGCAACGCGCGGAGAACCAGGACTGCCTGGCGTACCACGGGAAAACCCCGACGGCCCTGCTCGGAGACGCCGGGGTGCTGGGGGAGTCGACGGTCGCCGTGCACGCCACGCACCTGACCGACACCGACATCGGGCAGCTCGGCCGGACGCGGACGCGGGCGTGCTTCTGCCCGACCACGGAACGGGATCTCGGCGACGGGATCGGGCCGGCGCGGGAACTCGCCGACGCCGGGGTTCGGCTGAGCCTGGGCACGGACAGCCACGCCGTGGTGGACGCGTTCGAGGAAACCCGGGCGCTGGAACTGAACGACCGGTTGCGCGCGGAAGCCCGCGGTCGGTTCACTGTGGACGAACTGCTGGACGCGGCCACCGATCACGCCGCCATCGGCTGGGACGAATGTGGTCGGCTGGTACCGGGTGCGGCGGCGGACTTCGTCACGGTGGACCTGGGTTCGGTGCGGACCGCGGGGTGCGAGCCGTCGGGCGTGTGGTTCGCCGCGTCGGCGCCGGACGTCACGGAGGTGGTGGTGGGCGGTCGGTTTGTGGTGCGCGCGCGGGCGCACCAGTTGATCGAGCGGCCCGAGGCGGAACTGGCTGAGGAGATGGGAAACCTGTGGCGAGCACACTGA
- a CDS encoding IclR family transcriptional regulator, whose protein sequence is MGTSSDVPALRRGLGILRALAERPGPVSAGAIARDLGLPRSTTYHLLAELVAAGFVTHLPDDRRYGLGIAAFELGSAYLRHDPLERLAAPLLRKLVDRVEHNAHLGILHGGEALYLIKERPARPETLVTDVGVRLPAQLTASGRAMLAHLPTAHVRALFPTAAAFVRRTDRGPRTLAELRTTLNAERRRGWAVEDGHVTPGFASVAHPVFDHGHRPLAAISVTFRHLCDAPAGACGQDWPGIAEEVGRTAAELTSRIGGA, encoded by the coding sequence ATGGGCACCAGTTCCGACGTCCCCGCGCTCCGGCGCGGCCTCGGCATCCTGCGTGCGCTGGCCGAACGCCCCGGCCCGGTCTCGGCCGGCGCCATCGCGCGCGACCTCGGGCTGCCCCGGTCCACCACCTACCACCTGCTCGCCGAACTGGTGGCCGCCGGTTTTGTCACACACCTGCCCGACGACCGGCGGTACGGGCTCGGCATCGCCGCCTTCGAACTCGGCTCCGCCTACCTGCGCCACGACCCGCTCGAACGCCTCGCCGCCCCGCTGCTGCGCAAGCTCGTCGACCGCGTCGAGCACAACGCGCACCTCGGCATCCTGCACGGCGGTGAGGCGCTGTACCTGATCAAGGAACGCCCGGCGCGGCCGGAAACCCTGGTCACCGACGTCGGCGTCCGGCTGCCGGCGCAGCTCACCGCCAGCGGGCGCGCGATGCTGGCGCACCTGCCGACCGCGCACGTCCGCGCGTTGTTCCCGACGGCGGCGGCCTTCGTCCGGCGCACCGACCGCGGCCCGCGCACCCTCGCCGAGCTGCGCACCACGCTGAACGCCGAGCGCCGCCGCGGCTGGGCGGTCGAAGACGGGCACGTCACACCGGGGTTCGCCTCGGTGGCGCACCCCGTGTTCGACCACGGTCACCGCCCGCTCGCCGCGATCAGCGTGACCTTCCGGCACCTGTGCGACGCCCCGGCCGGTGCCTGTGGTCAGGACTGGCCGGGGATCGCCGAAGAGGTCGGGCGCACCGCCGCGGAACTCACCTCACGCATCGGCGGCGCGTGA
- a CDS encoding heavy-metal-associated domain-containing protein produces MTETTYAVTGMTCEHCARSVTEEVAKISGVTKVDVDLAGGAVTVTSENAIDDADVHAAVDEAGYAVAS; encoded by the coding sequence ATGACCGAGACGACCTACGCGGTGACCGGGATGACCTGTGAGCACTGCGCCCGGTCCGTGACCGAAGAGGTCGCCAAGATCAGCGGCGTGACCAAGGTCGACGTGGACCTCGCCGGCGGTGCGGTCACCGTCACCAGCGAGAACGCCATCGACGACGCCGACGTGCACGCGGCCGTCGACGAGGCCGGTTACGCGGTCGCGAGCTGA
- a CDS encoding allantoate amidohydrolase, with amino-acid sequence MTASGLLDRIMDVGRDRARGGYSRHAFDPAEAELREWFTAEAGWLGLDVETDRNGNIWAWWGTPGPDATVTGSHLDSVPGGGAFDGPLGVVSALDAVGILQRKGFTPGKPFAVVVFAEEEGGRFGVPCLGSRLLTGSIDPDKARALRDPDGTTLADAALRAGYDPSRFGPDQEALSRIGRFLELHVEQGRGLIDLDSPVAVGSTVIAHGRWRFSFRGQGNHAGATLLTDRRDPMLPAAAAVAAVRRIASGVPDARATVGRLVPTPGGTNVIASTVDLWLDARVPGAGLTESLVEEIAGAAREAAAEEGCSVTVSKESYSDTVAFDGGLRDRLSGVLGGVPELPTGAGHDAAILAPHVPSGMLYVRNPTGISHSPEEFAEAADVDHGARALADVLEDLSR; translated from the coding sequence ATGACCGCGTCCGGGCTGCTCGACCGGATCATGGACGTCGGCCGGGACCGGGCGCGTGGCGGGTATTCGCGGCACGCGTTCGACCCGGCCGAGGCCGAGCTGCGCGAGTGGTTCACCGCGGAGGCGGGCTGGCTCGGGCTCGACGTGGAGACCGACCGCAACGGCAACATCTGGGCCTGGTGGGGCACCCCGGGGCCGGACGCGACGGTAACCGGCAGCCATCTCGACTCGGTTCCCGGCGGCGGCGCGTTCGATGGCCCCCTGGGGGTGGTCAGCGCACTCGATGCCGTCGGGATCTTGCAGCGCAAGGGGTTCACGCCGGGGAAGCCGTTCGCCGTGGTGGTGTTCGCCGAGGAGGAGGGCGGCCGGTTCGGCGTGCCGTGCCTGGGCTCGCGGCTGCTCACCGGATCGATCGACCCGGACAAGGCGCGGGCGCTGCGGGACCCTGACGGCACGACTCTGGCCGACGCGGCGTTGCGGGCGGGGTATGACCCGTCGCGGTTCGGGCCGGATCAGGAGGCGCTGTCGCGGATCGGGCGGTTCCTCGAACTGCACGTCGAGCAGGGGCGCGGGCTGATCGACCTGGACTCGCCGGTGGCCGTCGGCAGCACGGTGATCGCGCACGGCCGATGGCGGTTCTCCTTCCGTGGTCAGGGAAACCACGCGGGCGCGACGTTGCTGACCGACCGCCGTGACCCGATGCTCCCGGCCGCGGCCGCCGTCGCCGCGGTGCGCCGGATCGCTTCCGGGGTGCCGGACGCGCGGGCCACGGTCGGCCGATTGGTGCCGACGCCGGGTGGTACGAACGTCATCGCCTCCACTGTGGACCTGTGGCTGGACGCGCGGGTGCCGGGCGCCGGGTTGACCGAGTCGCTGGTCGAGGAGATCGCCGGTGCGGCACGGGAAGCGGCTGCTGAGGAAGGTTGCTCGGTGACCGTGTCGAAGGAGTCCTATTCGGACACGGTCGCCTTCGACGGTGGTCTGCGCGACCGGCTTTCCGGTGTGCTGGGCGGGGTTCCGGAGTTGCCGACCGGGGCCGGGCACGACGCGGCGATCCTGGCGCCGCACGTGCCGTCCGGCATGCTCTACGTGCGGAACCCGACCGGGATCAGCCATTCGCCGGAGGAGTTCGCCGAGGCGGCGGACGTCGACCACGGCGCGCGGGCGCTGGCCGACGTGCTGGAGGACCTTTCGCGATGA
- a CDS encoding ABC transporter permease — protein MFRLATRMLRFRKGGFAASFIALFFGAAIVLACGGLMETGIRSAVPPERLAAAPIVVTGDQLFDLPRSATPDEDGDRDADTGVLSERVRVDAGLVAKIDQVQGVERALPDVTFTVHDHGRQFDGHGWSSAVIAGNALVTGSAPAKAGQVVLPADAGRQAGDVVELAVRGKVERFTVTGSTSAPAAFFTDTEAGRLLGKAGAVDAIAVLAAPGTDVEALRERVDKAISGASAVALTGDERGRAEFPKAEEGGTGLITLAGVFGGLATTVAIFVVASTLGLSVQQRARELALLRAIGTTPGQLRRMVLGETMVVGVLATALAYFPGQLLGRFLFDQLAQRGVVVEQMVFHQGWIPMVSAAGAGLLTAFGAAFVAGGRAARARPTEALAESAVPRRWLSAPRLIIALLCLGGGTALVIITFTVMTGPIAASTAGPTVMLWAIALALLGPGIARLAIALLGWPLRALTGLSGRLALLNAKNRRIRMAAAITPIMLASGMALSMIYLQTTQSAAGERAFSEHLRADSVLASTTGGFDPALVDEVAGRPGVAGASALVTSSGFVTDFDDGWQDEEGLPLQGVTAEGAAQTMAVPFTSGSVGDLRGNTIALPAALAESVGKSVGETITLRFGDGATTEVRIAGLVGGRAGYEVGLVPAALLAPHTDAGTVPQILVKAEPGADIASAVAGLGQPGLVVADRATVTAANAEQQDVGAVINYLLVAMIVGYTVISLVNTLVLATAERRREFALQRLVGSTRGQVLRMTAVEATLVAVAGIVLGGFVSLTSLVPFSLVISDTPVPDGPIGVLLAVVGGAAALALLATLVPAWFALRARPVEAAVAP, from the coding sequence ATGTTCCGGCTCGCCACGCGCATGCTGCGCTTCCGCAAGGGCGGGTTCGCCGCCTCGTTCATCGCGTTGTTCTTCGGCGCCGCCATCGTGCTCGCCTGCGGTGGCCTGATGGAGACCGGGATCCGCAGCGCGGTCCCACCGGAGCGGCTGGCGGCCGCGCCGATCGTGGTCACCGGTGACCAGCTGTTCGACCTGCCGAGGTCAGCCACGCCCGACGAGGACGGCGACCGGGACGCGGACACCGGTGTGCTCTCCGAACGCGTCCGCGTCGACGCCGGACTGGTCGCGAAGATCGACCAGGTCCAGGGCGTCGAACGCGCCCTGCCGGACGTCACCTTCACCGTCCACGACCACGGCCGCCAGTTCGACGGCCACGGCTGGAGCTCCGCCGTGATCGCCGGGAACGCGCTGGTCACCGGCAGTGCGCCGGCCAAGGCGGGGCAGGTCGTGCTGCCCGCCGACGCCGGTCGCCAGGCGGGTGACGTGGTCGAACTGGCCGTGCGCGGGAAGGTCGAGCGGTTCACCGTGACCGGGTCGACCAGTGCGCCCGCCGCCTTCTTCACCGACACCGAAGCCGGTCGCCTGCTGGGCAAGGCGGGGGCCGTCGACGCGATCGCCGTGCTGGCCGCGCCGGGTACCGACGTGGAGGCGCTCCGCGAGCGGGTCGACAAAGCGATCAGCGGCGCGTCCGCGGTGGCGCTGACCGGGGACGAACGCGGGCGCGCGGAGTTCCCGAAGGCGGAAGAGGGCGGCACCGGGCTGATCACGCTCGCCGGGGTCTTCGGCGGCCTGGCCACCACGGTGGCGATCTTCGTGGTCGCCTCCACGCTGGGGCTGTCCGTGCAGCAGCGGGCGCGGGAACTCGCGCTGCTGCGGGCCATCGGCACCACGCCGGGGCAACTGCGGCGGATGGTGCTCGGCGAGACGATGGTGGTCGGCGTCCTCGCCACCGCGCTGGCCTACTTCCCCGGGCAGCTGCTCGGGCGCTTCCTCTTCGACCAGCTCGCCCAGCGCGGGGTGGTGGTCGAGCAGATGGTCTTCCACCAGGGCTGGATCCCGATGGTGAGCGCGGCCGGGGCCGGTTTGCTGACCGCGTTCGGCGCGGCGTTCGTCGCCGGTGGCCGGGCCGCGCGGGCACGGCCGACCGAGGCGCTGGCCGAGTCGGCGGTGCCGCGGCGCTGGCTGAGCGCGCCCCGGCTGATCATCGCGCTGCTCTGCCTGGGCGGCGGGACCGCGCTGGTGATCATCACCTTCACCGTGATGACCGGGCCGATCGCGGCGAGCACCGCCGGGCCGACGGTGATGCTGTGGGCGATCGCGCTGGCGCTGCTCGGGCCGGGCATCGCGCGGCTGGCCATCGCCCTGCTCGGCTGGCCGCTGCGTGCGCTGACCGGGCTCAGCGGGCGGCTCGCCCTGCTCAACGCGAAGAACCGCCGGATCAGGATGGCCGCCGCGATCACCCCGATCATGCTGGCCAGCGGCATGGCGCTGTCGATGATCTACCTCCAGACCACGCAGAGCGCGGCCGGCGAGCGCGCGTTCAGCGAGCACCTGCGGGCCGACTCGGTGCTCGCGTCGACCACCGGCGGGTTCGACCCGGCGCTGGTCGACGAGGTCGCCGGGCGGCCGGGGGTGGCCGGGGCGTCCGCACTGGTCACCAGCTCCGGCTTTGTCACCGACTTCGACGACGGCTGGCAGGACGAGGAAGGCCTGCCGCTGCAGGGCGTCACCGCCGAGGGCGCGGCGCAGACGATGGCGGTGCCGTTCACCTCGGGCAGCGTCGGCGATCTGCGCGGCAACACCATCGCGCTGCCTGCCGCGTTGGCCGAATCGGTCGGCAAGTCCGTCGGCGAAACGATCACTCTCCGTTTCGGGGACGGTGCCACGACCGAGGTACGCATCGCCGGATTGGTCGGCGGACGAGCGGGCTACGAAGTGGGCCTGGTGCCCGCCGCGCTGCTCGCCCCGCACACCGACGCGGGCACCGTGCCGCAGATCCTGGTGAAGGCCGAACCGGGTGCCGACATCGCGTCGGCGGTGGCCGGGCTCGGCCAGCCGGGGCTGGTGGTCGCCGACCGGGCGACGGTCACCGCGGCGAACGCCGAGCAGCAGGACGTCGGCGCGGTGATCAACTACCTGCTGGTCGCGATGATCGTCGGCTACACGGTGATTTCCCTGGTCAACACCCTGGTGCTGGCCACGGCCGAGCGGCGGCGCGAGTTCGCGCTGCAGCGGCTGGTCGGCTCGACGCGCGGGCAGGTGCTCCGGATGACCGCGGTGGAGGCCACCCTGGTCGCGGTCGCCGGGATCGTGCTGGGCGGATTCGTCTCGCTGACTTCGCTGGTCCCGTTCAGCTTGGTGATCAGCGACACGCCGGTGCCGGACGGGCCGATCGGGGTGCTGCTGGCGGTGGTCGGCGGAGCGGCGGCGCTGGCGCTGCTGGCCACGCTGGTGCCCGCGTGGTTCGCGCTGCGGGCGCGGCCGGTCGAAGCCGCTGTCGCTCCGTGA
- a CDS encoding metal-sensitive transcriptional regulator, whose protein sequence is MASYSGDKEAYLKRLRRVEGQIRGLQRMVEQDKYCIDILTQVSAATKALQAFSLELLDEHLSTCVVDAAAAGGKEAEAKVKEASEAIARLVRS, encoded by the coding sequence ATGGCCAGCTACAGCGGCGACAAGGAGGCGTACCTCAAGCGGCTGCGCCGGGTGGAGGGCCAGATCCGCGGGTTGCAGCGGATGGTCGAGCAGGACAAGTACTGCATCGACATCCTCACCCAGGTCTCCGCCGCGACCAAGGCGCTGCAGGCGTTCTCCCTCGAACTGCTCGACGAGCACCTTTCCACCTGCGTGGTGGACGCGGCCGCGGCGGGCGGCAAGGAGGCCGAGGCGAAGGTCAAGGAGGCCTCCGAGGCGATCGCGCGGCTCGTGCGCTCCTGA
- the hutU gene encoding urocanate hydratase gives MSRTVRAARGTALTAKNWQSEAALRMFHNNLDPEVAERPEDLVVYGGTGKAARDWASFDAITRGLTTLDQDETLLVQSGKPVGVFRTHEWAPRVLIANSNLVGDWATWPEFRRLEQLGLTMYGQMTAGSWIYIGTQGILQGTYETFAAVAKKKFGGSLKGTLTVTAGLGGMGGAQPLAVTMNDGVALVVECDPERARRRVETRYLDEIADDLDDAIRRVTTAKKDQRALSVGVIGNAAEVLPELLRRGVEVDIVTDQTSAHDPLAYLPKGIAVDDWADYAAKKPDEFTDRSRESMADHVDAMLGFLDAGAEVFDYGNSLRGEAKLGGCDRAFDFPGFVPAYIRPLFCEGQGPFRWAALSGNPEDIAATDRAMLELFPENESLARWIRLAGERVAFQGLPARICWLGYGERHLAGLRFNEMVASGELSAPVVIGRDHLDSGSVASPYRETEAMADGSDAIADWPLLNAMVNTASGASWVSIHHGGGVGMGRSIHAGQVCVADGTALAGQKIERVLTNDPGMGVIRHVDAGYERAAEVAGERGVRVPMKEAE, from the coding sequence ATGAGCAGGACCGTGCGCGCCGCCCGCGGTACCGCGCTGACCGCGAAGAACTGGCAGAGCGAAGCCGCGCTGCGGATGTTCCACAACAACCTCGACCCCGAGGTGGCCGAGCGGCCGGAGGACCTGGTGGTCTACGGCGGCACCGGCAAGGCGGCCCGCGACTGGGCCAGCTTCGACGCGATCACCCGCGGGCTGACCACTTTGGACCAGGACGAGACGCTGCTGGTGCAGTCGGGCAAGCCGGTCGGGGTGTTCCGCACGCACGAATGGGCGCCGCGGGTGCTGATCGCCAACTCCAACCTGGTCGGCGACTGGGCCACCTGGCCGGAGTTCCGGCGGCTGGAGCAGCTCGGGCTGACCATGTACGGCCAGATGACCGCGGGTTCGTGGATCTACATCGGCACGCAGGGCATTCTCCAGGGCACCTACGAAACCTTCGCCGCGGTGGCGAAGAAGAAGTTCGGCGGCTCGCTCAAGGGCACGCTGACCGTCACCGCCGGTCTCGGCGGCATGGGTGGCGCGCAGCCGCTCGCGGTGACCATGAACGACGGCGTCGCGCTGGTCGTCGAATGCGATCCCGAGCGGGCCCGCCGTCGCGTGGAAACCCGGTACCTGGACGAGATCGCCGACGATCTGGACGACGCGATCCGCCGGGTCACCACGGCGAAGAAGGACCAGCGCGCGCTGTCGGTCGGGGTGATCGGCAACGCCGCCGAGGTGCTGCCGGAGCTGCTGCGCCGGGGTGTCGAGGTGGACATCGTCACCGACCAGACCTCCGCGCACGACCCGCTCGCGTACCTGCCCAAGGGCATCGCGGTCGACGACTGGGCCGACTACGCGGCCAAGAAGCCCGACGAGTTCACCGATCGCTCGCGCGAGTCCATGGCCGACCACGTGGACGCCATGCTCGGCTTCCTGGACGCGGGCGCGGAGGTCTTCGACTACGGCAACTCGTTGCGCGGTGAGGCGAAGCTCGGCGGCTGCGACCGCGCCTTCGACTTCCCCGGCTTTGTGCCCGCCTACATCCGGCCGCTGTTCTGCGAGGGCCAGGGCCCGTTCCGCTGGGCCGCGCTCTCCGGCAACCCGGAGGACATCGCCGCCACCGACCGCGCGATGCTGGAGTTGTTCCCGGAGAACGAATCCCTCGCGCGCTGGATCCGGCTGGCCGGGGAACGCGTTGCCTTCCAAGGACTTCCGGCGCGGATCTGCTGGCTCGGCTACGGCGAGCGGCACCTGGCCGGGCTGCGGTTCAACGAGATGGTGGCCAGCGGCGAACTGAGCGCGCCGGTGGTGATCGGCCGCGACCACCTCGACTCGGGCAGCGTCGCGTCGCCGTACCGGGAGACCGAGGCAATGGCCGACGGTTCCGACGCGATCGCGGACTGGCCGCTGCTGAACGCCATGGTCAACACCGCGTCCGGCGCCAGCTGGGTGTCGATCCACCACGGCGGTGGCGTCGGCATGGGGCGGTCCATCCACGCCGGGCAGGTCTGCGTGGCCGACGGAACCGCGCTGGCCGGGCAGAAGATCGAGCGCGTGCTGACCAACGACCCCGGCATGGGCGTGATCCGGCACGTCGACGCGGGCTACGAGCGCGCGGCCGAAGTCGCGGGCGAGCGCGGCGTGCGGGTGCCGATGAAGGAGGCCGAATGA